From Novosphingobium decolorationis, one genomic window encodes:
- a CDS encoding flavodoxin family protein, giving the protein MSHLAIIWHSRTGAARALSQALEEGALRAGDGAAVRRIRARDVTTEDIVEAGAYVFVCPENLASMTGEMKEMFDQAYYPVLGRIEGRGYATVIAAGSDGHGAQAQIERIATGWRLKRVAEGMIVNLGAQTPEEILAPKTVPQASLAACREMGEALATGLAMGVF; this is encoded by the coding sequence ATGAGCCATCTGGCGATCATCTGGCACAGCCGGACAGGGGCGGCCCGCGCGCTGTCGCAGGCGCTGGAAGAGGGGGCGCTGCGCGCCGGAGATGGCGCCGCTGTGCGCCGTATCCGGGCCCGGGACGTGACGACGGAGGATATCGTGGAGGCCGGGGCCTACGTCTTCGTCTGCCCGGAGAACCTGGCCAGCATGACGGGCGAGATGAAGGAGATGTTCGACCAGGCCTATTACCCGGTGCTCGGCCGGATCGAGGGGCGGGGCTATGCGACGGTGATCGCGGCGGGTTCGGACGGACATGGGGCGCAGGCCCAGATCGAGCGCATCGCCACGGGTTGGCGGCTGAAGCGTGTGGCCGAGGGGATGATCGTCAACCTGGGGGCGCAGACGCCCGAGGAAATCCTGGCGCCCAAGACGGTGCCGCAGGCCTCGCTCGCGGCATGCCGGGAGATGGGCGAGGCGCTTGCCACCGGGCTTGCCATGGGTGTCTTCTGA
- a CDS encoding AHH domain-containing protein, with translation MTLREGGRRQFLAFRSVNRQNAPGYDPALQRHHLLPRQLLARTSFERMFREIGDDHARFEDFRENGLLLPCREVAALRLGLPLHRGPHRRYSELVTLRVGQIEADWARQRSRDPAQAARQAQMRLALLQRALRRFLLDTRPLLNRYDPATRDFSELDEVAESLWAATPVPAVLPETAEPAVQAMPVRARRRARAS, from the coding sequence ATGACCCTGCGGGAGGGTGGCAGGCGTCAATTCCTCGCGTTCCGATCGGTCAACCGCCAGAACGCGCCGGGATACGATCCCGCCCTCCAGCGTCATCATCTCCTGCCGCGCCAGTTGCTGGCCCGCACCAGCTTTGAGCGCATGTTTCGCGAAATCGGTGATGATCATGCCCGCTTCGAGGACTTTCGCGAGAACGGCCTGCTGCTGCCCTGCCGCGAAGTGGCGGCGCTGCGGCTTGGGCTGCCGCTCCACCGAGGGCCGCATCGGCGTTACAGCGAGCTCGTCACGTTGCGGGTGGGGCAGATCGAGGCGGACTGGGCCCGTCAGCGCAGCCGCGATCCCGCACAGGCGGCCCGTCAGGCGCAGATGCGCCTCGCGCTCTTGCAGCGTGCCTTGCGACGCTTCCTGCTCGATACGCGTCCACTGCTGAACCGCTATGACCCGGCCACGCGCGACTTCTCCGAGCTTGATGAAGTGGCCGAATCCCTCTGGGCGGCAACGCCTGTCCCTGCCGTGCTTCCGGAAACCGCCGAGCCTGCGGTTCAGGCCATGCCGGTGCGAGCCCGCAGGCGGGCCAGGGCCTCCTGA
- a CDS encoding NAD(P)H-dependent flavin oxidoreductase — protein MFLVSGPELVIAQVRSGIVGSFPSLNARPVSQLDEWLHQITEETAGCEAPFAVNMIVHKSNARLEEDLAVLEKWKVPLVITSLGANAELNQAVHGWGGLVLHDVIDDRFARKAVDKGADGLIAVAAGAGGHAGRLSPFALVQEIRSWFDGPLALSGSIANGPAILAAQALGADFAYIGTPWIATEEARAVQGYKDAIVAGSASDIVYSNLFTGVHGNYLRPSIVAAGLDPDNLPEGDRNQMNFGSGGNTAAKAWKDIWGAGQGIGAVEAVESVAARTERLEREYQEALARLRARTGMA, from the coding sequence ATGTTTCTCGTCTCCGGCCCCGAGCTGGTGATCGCACAGGTCCGTTCCGGCATCGTCGGCAGTTTTCCCTCGCTCAACGCCCGGCCCGTCAGCCAACTCGACGAGTGGCTTCATCAGATTACCGAGGAAACTGCGGGGTGCGAGGCTCCCTTCGCGGTCAACATGATCGTCCACAAGTCGAACGCGCGGCTGGAGGAGGACCTCGCCGTCCTCGAGAAGTGGAAGGTGCCGCTCGTCATTACCTCGCTCGGCGCCAATGCCGAACTGAACCAGGCCGTCCATGGCTGGGGCGGGTTGGTCCTGCACGACGTGATCGACGACCGATTTGCCCGAAAGGCCGTGGACAAGGGCGCGGACGGCCTCATTGCGGTCGCGGCAGGCGCTGGCGGACATGCGGGGCGCCTCTCCCCCTTTGCTCTGGTCCAGGAGATCCGCAGCTGGTTCGACGGCCCGCTTGCCCTGTCCGGCTCGATTGCCAATGGTCCGGCCATCCTGGCCGCCCAGGCCCTGGGCGCCGACTTCGCCTATATCGGCACACCCTGGATCGCGACCGAGGAAGCCCGGGCCGTTCAGGGCTACAAGGACGCCATCGTGGCGGGCTCCGCCTCCGACATCGTCTATTCGAACCTCTTCACAGGCGTTCACGGCAACTACCTGCGCCCCTCGATCGTGGCGGCCGGGCTCGACCCCGACAACCTGCCCGAAGGGGACCGAAACCAGATGAACTTCGGCTCAGGGGGGAATACCGCGGCCAAGGCCTGGAAGGACATCTGGGGCGCCGGGCAAGGGATCGGTGCCGTCGAGGCCGTGGAAAGCGTCGCTGCGCGCACCGAGCGCCTCGAACGCGAATATCAGGAGGCCCTGGCCCGCCTGCGGGCTCGCACCGGCATGGCCTGA